From the genome of Triticum aestivum cultivar Chinese Spring chromosome 1A, IWGSC CS RefSeq v2.1, whole genome shotgun sequence:
TGAAGTTCATCGTCGCCCCCTTGGGAATCAGGTATCCGCCGATCTCCATGTCCGCCGCCGCCTTGTGCGGCAGCACGAAGTGCGCCGGTGGGTGCTTCCGGAGGCCCTCGAGGACCACCGCCTTGAGGTACGGCATCTTGTGGACGTCCTCCTCCGAGACCTCGTCCTGGTCGTCCCCCTTCGTGGCGCTGATCTCTTTGTAGAGCTTCTCCTGGATGGCCGGGTTCTTCACCAGCTCGGCCATGATCCACTGCAGCCCGGTGGAGGTGGTGTCGGTCCCGGCGTCGAGGAACTCGGAACAGAGGTTGATCATCTCGTCGTCGGTGAGCGGGCGGTTTCCCTCCTCGGGGAGCTTTATGTCGAGCAGGGCGTCGACGTAGGAGTGCTCGAACGCGCTCTCTTTCTTGGGCTCGCCGCCGAGTTTTCTGTACTCCCGCCGAGCGTTGATCAGCGGCACGAACAGGTCCTTCTTCCTCCGCTGCATGGCGTGCACGGTCTGGAGGCGGTCGCGGTAGAGATGCTTGGTCACCGACGGCAGGAAGGAGAAGATGGCCATCTTCCTCGACCTGTAGATGAGAAGTTCGCGCTGGGCGGCGGCGATCGCGCGGACCGTGGCCTCGTCGAGCCGCTCACCGAAGCACATGAGCACGAGGAGGCAGAACATGGCGTACTGGAACGTCTCCACGACGGCCGCGCCGCCGGACGACGACTCATCACGCAGCTTCTCGGCCAGCACGCGGCGCACCCAGGAGCGCGCGGGCGCGAAGAGGCGGACGCGGGACGGGTGCAGCGTCTCGGAGACGAGGTTGCGGCGGAGGAGGCGCCAGACAGGCCCGTAGCTGGCGCGCGTGATGGTGTTGTTGTTCTCGCCCAGCAGCTTGAGCGAAGGGAGCGCGGGGCGGTCCGCGAGCGTGGCGCCGCGCTCAACGAGCGCCGCGTGGGCCAGGCGGCGGTCGGCGACGAAGATGGAGAGGCGGGACCCCACGCGCAGGGACACGATGGGGCCGTAGCGCTTGAAGAGGCGCCGGAGCAGGGGCTCAACGTCGGCGGGCGAGTTGGTCAGCCACACGACGCTGCCCAGCACCGGCAAGGACGGCGGGCCGGGCGGGACGCGGAGCCGGCCGCCCTTGCGGCCGCGGAGGAGTAGGATCAGCGGGATGGCGAGGAGGATCGAGCCGAGGAAGATGTGCCACGTGTCCATGGCGAGCGTGTGGTGCTCTTCTGCTCTCTGTTCGCTGGTGGAATGGATGCGGGGGGCTGAGATGAGGACGGTGCAGCTGTGCGGTTGCCGTTTTAACTAGCGGATGCAACGTGTTGATCGTGTTTACGTCATCGCCCTAGTGCTTGGAAAAGAAGGAAGCGAATGTTCGACCGTGTGCTGACGTCAGGGCTGACGGGTCCTTGGAATCTTCCAACAGTCAATCTACATTGGCGCTTTCGAATTGCTGCTCAAGGAAAGAAAATTACTCCCTCTTCGATTTTTAATCGTGGAAAATCGATAAGAAAAGGCAAATAATAATAGTAGGCAAAATAGTTTTTCTTTGCATGATATCAATGCTTTGAAATGGTTTCCCATGGACTAAGGAAATCGCTCGTTCCAACACTCGCGTGCGAAGGAGCGTTTCCGCTAAGTAACTGCCCGTGCATATAATTTGCACATTTCTATTAATGATTTTTAGGCAATCACTGTAATCACCTGTCAGCTTAttgtttttttagcatc
Proteins encoded in this window:
- the LOC123048452 gene encoding cytochrome P450 89A2 — translated: MDTWHIFLGSILLAIPLILLLRGRKGGRLRVPPGPPSLPVLGSVVWLTNSPADVEPLLRRLFKRYGPIVSLRVGSRLSIFVADRRLAHAALVERGATLADRPALPSLKLLGENNNTITRASYGPVWRLLRRNLVSETLHPSRVRLFAPARSWVRRVLAEKLRDESSSGGAAVVETFQYAMFCLLVLMCFGERLDEATVRAIAAAQRELLIYRSRKMAIFSFLPSVTKHLYRDRLQTVHAMQRRKKDLFVPLINARREYRKLGGEPKKESAFEHSYVDALLDIKLPEEGNRPLTDDEMINLCSEFLDAGTDTTSTGLQWIMAELVKNPAIQEKLYKEISATKGDDQDEVSEEDVHKMPYLKAVVLEGLRKHPPAHFVLPHKAAADMEIGGYLIPKGATMNFMVAEMSRDEREWEKPTEFVPERFLPGGAGEAVDVTGNREIKMMPFGVGRRICAGLGIAMLHLEYFVANMVREFEWQEVAGEEVDFAEKNEFTVVMKKPLRPRLVPRRA